The following nucleotide sequence is from Dehalococcoidia bacterium.
GCCCCTCTCCCTCGTGGATCGCCAGGACGGCCATGGCCCGCTCGTCCTCCTCCGGGGTGAGACTGCGTTGCAGGACTGGCACGTAGACCTCTTCCTCTTTGGCGAAGTGAACGCGGAGCAACGCGTGCAGAGAGTAGAGCAGGCGCTTCGCTTCCTCTACCGTGCCCTCGTCGGCTCGCGCGTCGGCCCTGCCTGCGGCCTCCGCCAGGGCCATCGTGAGGGACTCCACCTCCCGGTGGTCCCTTACCATGGTGGCCGCTGCCCCTACGGCTCCCAGCCCGCGCTCCACCGCCGGGTAGATGACCTCCTCCTCCAGGCGCGCATGGGGCAGCAGGTGTGAGCGGAGGAAGTCCAGCGCCCGTCGCACCGCCGGAGATTGCCTCGACCACGACGCGGTGGAGAGGCGGGAGGCCAGGACAGCCAGCTCATCGATGCGGGG
It contains:
- a CDS encoding DUF2249 domain-containing protein gives rise to the protein MSEAERILDVRNVHPRERHPLIFRELDALAAGDALLLVNDHDPRPLYYELMAERPGQFDWTPVQQGPETWSVRIRRLGAPGEPRTVAWLREEHRALAPRIDELAVLASRLSTASWSRQSPAVRRALDFLRSHLLPHARLEEEVIYPAVERGLGAVGAAATMVRDHREVESLTMALAEAAGRADARADEGTVEEAKRLLYSLHALLRVHFAKEEEVYVPVLQRSLTPEEDERAMAVLAIHEGEGHEDRAG